One Saccharopolyspora erythraea NRRL 2338 genomic region harbors:
- the selB gene encoding selenocysteine-specific translation elongation factor: MHVVATAGHVDHGKSTLVRALTGMEPDRWSEERRRGLTIDLGFAWTTLADGCTVAFVDVPGHHRFVPNMLAGIGPVPAVLFVVAADEGWMPQSTEHLEALDALGVRHGLLAVTRCDLADPEPAIAEARDRLDQSSLAHSPVVRVSGATGAGLDDLRGALDELLHRLPAPDPDADVRLWVDRAFTIRGAGTVVTATLAAGTLRTGMRLRLGSSGRGVAIRGMQALGSPVQEARAVSRVAVNLRGVEADDIGRGDVLLSPGRWLDTDLVDVRLSGSVAKELPRELALHIGSASVPVRVRPLDVDTARLALRAPLPLRIGDRALLRESGGRQARAGALVLDVRPPALDRRGAAQRRALELATMDGRPDGAAELRRRRVVRADELRAMGAVPPAGGDWLIDPAHRDQLAAELTGLLDRHRREHPLEDGVPAEMARRALDLPDPDLLPVVLAAPAASGISLDGGRLRLGPAPLPEPLRRALATVRDKLTARPFEAPTADELTELGVGEKELAAAERAGELLRIAPGIVLLPGADDHAVDLLSELPAPFTVSQARRALGTTRRVAVVLLEFLARRGRTRRLPDGTHQVVSRTR; the protein is encoded by the coding sequence ATGCACGTCGTCGCCACCGCCGGACACGTCGACCACGGCAAGTCGACCCTGGTCAGGGCACTGACCGGGATGGAGCCCGACCGCTGGTCGGAGGAACGGCGCCGCGGTCTGACCATCGACCTGGGCTTCGCCTGGACCACGCTGGCCGACGGCTGCACCGTCGCCTTCGTCGACGTGCCCGGGCACCACCGCTTCGTGCCGAACATGCTCGCCGGGATCGGGCCGGTGCCCGCGGTGCTGTTCGTCGTGGCCGCCGACGAGGGCTGGATGCCCCAGTCGACCGAGCACCTCGAGGCCCTCGACGCGCTCGGGGTGCGCCACGGCCTGCTGGCGGTGACCCGCTGCGACCTCGCCGACCCGGAGCCGGCGATCGCCGAGGCGCGGGACCGGCTGGACCAGAGCTCGCTGGCGCACAGCCCGGTCGTGCGGGTCAGCGGCGCGACCGGCGCGGGGCTCGACGACCTGCGCGGCGCGCTCGACGAGTTGCTGCACCGCCTGCCCGCGCCTGACCCCGACGCCGACGTCCGGCTGTGGGTCGACCGCGCTTTCACGATCCGGGGCGCGGGCACGGTCGTCACCGCCACGCTGGCCGCGGGCACGCTGCGCACCGGCATGCGGCTGCGGCTCGGGTCGTCGGGACGTGGGGTGGCGATCCGGGGCATGCAGGCGCTGGGCTCCCCGGTGCAGGAGGCGCGCGCGGTGTCCCGCGTGGCGGTGAACCTGCGCGGCGTGGAGGCCGACGACATCGGCCGGGGCGACGTGCTGCTCTCACCCGGCCGCTGGCTGGACACCGATCTGGTCGACGTCCGGCTGAGCGGATCGGTCGCCAAGGAGCTGCCGCGCGAGCTAGCGCTGCACATCGGTTCGGCCTCGGTGCCGGTCCGTGTCCGCCCGCTCGACGTCGACACCGCGCGCCTCGCGCTGCGCGCGCCGCTGCCGCTGCGCATCGGCGACCGCGCGCTCCTGCGCGAGTCCGGTGGGCGGCAGGCACGCGCGGGCGCGCTCGTCCTGGACGTCCGGCCGCCCGCGCTCGACCGGCGCGGAGCCGCGCAGCGGCGGGCGCTGGAGCTGGCCACGATGGACGGCCGCCCCGACGGCGCGGCCGAGCTGCGCAGGCGCCGCGTGGTCCGCGCCGACGAGCTGCGCGCGATGGGCGCCGTCCCGCCCGCCGGAGGCGACTGGCTGATCGACCCCGCCCACCGCGACCAGCTGGCCGCCGAGCTGACCGGCCTGCTCGACCGCCACCGGCGCGAGCACCCGCTGGAGGACGGCGTCCCGGCCGAGATGGCCCGGCGCGCGCTCGACCTTCCCGACCCGGACCTGCTGCCCGTCGTGCTGGCCGCACCCGCGGCCTCCGGTATCTCCCTGGACGGCGGCCGGCTCCGGCTGGGCCCGGCCCCGCTGCCGGAGCCGCTGCGCCGGGCGCTGGCCACCGTCCGCGACAAGCTCACCGCCCGCCCGTTCGAAGCGCCGACAGCCGACGAGCTCACCGAGCTGGGCGTGGGCGAGAAGGAGCTCGCCGCGGCCGAACGCGCGGGCGAACTGCTGCGGATCGCGCCGGGAATCGTGCTGCTGCCGGGTGCCGACGACCACGCCGTCGACCTGCTGTCCGAACTGCCCGCGCCGTTCACCGTCAGCCAGGCTCGCCGCGCGCTGGGCACCACCCGGCGGGTCGCGGTCGTGCTGCTGGAGTTCCTCGCCCGCCGCGGGCGCACGAGGCGACTGCCCGACGGCACCCACCAGGTCGTTTCGCGCACCCGCTGA
- the selA gene encoding L-seryl-tRNA(Sec) selenium transferase codes for MGDPRRRVPATDDVLGAAPVAAAASRLGRDLVKRAVHDAQRRARAGEIEPEQVLAATLEALPESASGIRPVLNATGVVLHTNLGRAPLSQAAIDAVREAAGTTNVELDLTTGARGKRGESALAALLEAVPGAEAAHVVNNGAAALALAATALARDREIVLARGELVEIGDGFRIPELLTSTGARLREVGATNRVHRADYLDAVGPETGFVLKVHPSNFVISGFTSSVPVAELSGLDVPLVVDIGSGLLRPHPALPGEPDAATTLAAGADLVIASGDKLLGGPQAGIVLGRAELVRRLARHPLARALRVGKLTLAALEATLRGPDTPVENALRRDRASLLGRAEKIAAALNEAGVDAHVQHSSATVGGGGAPGVELASAAVRLPRLFAERLRAGHPPVLARLERGHCLLDLAALDPEHDEVLVRAVREAAL; via the coding sequence ATGGGTGACCCGCGCAGGCGCGTACCGGCCACCGACGACGTCCTCGGCGCCGCGCCGGTGGCGGCGGCCGCCTCCCGCCTCGGCCGCGATCTGGTCAAGCGGGCGGTGCACGACGCCCAGCGAAGAGCGCGTGCCGGGGAGATCGAGCCCGAGCAGGTGCTCGCCGCGACGCTGGAGGCGCTGCCGGAGTCGGCCTCGGGCATCCGGCCGGTGCTCAACGCGACCGGCGTCGTGCTGCACACCAACCTCGGCCGGGCACCGCTGTCGCAGGCGGCGATCGACGCGGTGCGCGAGGCCGCGGGCACCACGAACGTCGAGCTCGACCTGACGACCGGCGCGCGCGGCAAGCGCGGCGAGTCGGCTCTGGCGGCGCTGCTGGAGGCCGTGCCGGGCGCCGAGGCCGCGCACGTGGTCAACAACGGAGCCGCCGCCCTGGCCCTGGCGGCGACCGCGCTGGCGCGGGACCGGGAGATCGTGCTGGCGCGCGGCGAACTGGTCGAGATCGGCGACGGGTTCCGCATCCCCGAACTGCTCACCTCCACCGGCGCCCGGCTGCGCGAGGTCGGCGCCACCAACCGGGTCCACCGCGCCGACTACCTCGACGCCGTCGGACCGGAGACCGGGTTCGTCCTCAAAGTCCACCCGTCCAACTTCGTGATCAGCGGTTTCACCTCCTCGGTCCCGGTGGCCGAGCTGAGCGGCCTGGACGTACCGCTGGTCGTCGACATCGGCTCCGGGCTGCTGCGACCGCACCCCGCGCTGCCCGGCGAACCCGACGCGGCGACCACGCTCGCCGCGGGCGCCGACCTGGTGATCGCCAGCGGCGACAAGCTGCTGGGCGGGCCGCAGGCCGGCATCGTCCTCGGCCGCGCCGAGCTCGTGCGCAGGCTCGCCCGGCACCCGCTCGCCCGCGCCCTGCGGGTCGGCAAGCTCACGCTCGCCGCGCTGGAGGCCACGCTGCGCGGACCCGACACGCCCGTCGAGAACGCGCTGCGCCGGGACCGGGCGAGCCTGCTGGGCCGCGCGGAGAAGATCGCCGCGGCGCTCAACGAGGCGGGCGTCGACGCCCACGTGCAGCACTCGTCGGCGACCGTGGGCGGGGGTGGCGCGCCGGGCGTGGAGCTGGCGAGCGCCGCGGTGCGGCTACCGCGCTTGTTCGCCGAGCGGCTGCGCGCCGGGCACCCGCCGGTGCTGGCCCGGCTCGAACGCGGCCACTGCCTGCTCGACCTGGCCGCCCTGGACCCCGAACACGACGAGGTGCTCGTCCGCGCGGTGCGGGAGGCGGCGCTGTGA
- a CDS encoding M24 family metallopeptidase: MSSSPVPDPAQYARFRELQQLAYSAAEAVARGLEPGVTEREAAARLRHHLVERGVQDWFHTPFAWFGDRTAFRGFKVPLQFFPTRRRLEEGMPFILDCAPVRDGYVADIGYSGCLGANRIHDKLMDDLAAYRELIVEQVRAGRRLSDIYRAVDALISEQGYDNRHRVYPGRVIAHQVGMVRSRLPRFVAAGFGVRALQTLAQDLLVERMHHRSPLWADGRISRHPATPGMWAVEPHIGFRGVGVKFEEILVVEQDGDAFWLDDDLPHVRRRQDRKVTR, from the coding sequence ATGTCCAGCAGCCCTGTTCCCGACCCGGCGCAGTACGCCCGGTTCCGGGAACTCCAGCAGCTCGCGTACTCGGCGGCCGAGGCCGTCGCGCGCGGACTCGAGCCCGGCGTCACCGAACGGGAGGCGGCCGCGCGGCTGCGGCACCACCTCGTGGAGCGCGGGGTGCAGGACTGGTTCCACACCCCGTTCGCCTGGTTCGGCGACCGCACCGCCTTCCGCGGGTTCAAGGTGCCGCTGCAGTTCTTCCCGACCCGCAGGCGGCTCGAGGAGGGCATGCCGTTCATCCTGGACTGCGCACCGGTGCGCGACGGCTACGTCGCCGACATCGGCTACTCGGGATGCCTCGGCGCCAACCGGATCCACGACAAGCTGATGGACGACCTCGCCGCCTACCGCGAGCTGATCGTCGAGCAGGTTCGGGCCGGGCGCAGGCTCAGCGACATCTACCGCGCCGTGGACGCGCTGATCAGCGAGCAGGGCTACGACAACCGGCACCGGGTCTACCCGGGGCGGGTGATCGCCCACCAGGTCGGCATGGTCCGCTCCCGGCTGCCGAGGTTCGTCGCGGCGGGCTTCGGCGTCCGGGCGCTGCAGACGCTCGCGCAGGACCTCCTCGTCGAGCGCATGCACCACCGCTCACCGCTGTGGGCGGACGGCAGGATCTCCCGGCACCCGGCGACGCCGGGCATGTGGGCGGTCGAGCCGCACATCGGATTCCGCGGCGTGGGAGTCAAGTTCGAGGAGATCCTCGTGGTCGAGCAGGACGGTGACGCGTTCTGGCTCGACGACGACCTCCCGCACGTGCGCCGCAGGCAGGACAGGAAGGTGACGCGATGA
- a CDS encoding SDR family oxidoreductase, translating into MTRRVVTTGDGLSLAVWEHGDPDRPTVVAVHGYPDDHSVWDGVVRVLAEHYHVVTYDVRGAGESDKPRERAAYRLDRLVGDLAAVLDAVSPDRPAHLLAHDWGSIQAWQAVTEEQLRARIASFTSISGPCLDHAGAWMRGQWRRPTPRNLRQLLTQLAFSGYIGFFQLPVLPELAWYSGAMSRLLSTVEKMDPVADGTPPRPRIADGVRGLELYRANMMPRLSAPRVRRTSVPVQVLAPTGDPFVSTPLQAAAARWVPEMRLRRLPGGHWLPRTRPELIARCAAELVENVESGAEPRSLRQARVGSGRFADRLVVITGAGSGIGRATALELAERGAEIVAADVDEKAAARTAELAALLGPGATPYQVDVSDGEAMQRFAEDVRTRLGVPDIVVNNAGIGMAGAFADTTTEDWERVIDVNLWGVIHGCRLFARQMTERGEGGRIVNIASAAAYLPSRTLPAYSTTKAAVLALSQCLRAELASAGIGITAVCPGLVNTGITSTTRFVGTGEEEQGRRRLAATALYRRRGFTPERAAAGIVRAIERDAAVAPITAEARAGLVLSRLTPGLLRAAARIEANPR; encoded by the coding sequence ATGACGCGCCGAGTGGTGACCACCGGCGACGGGCTCTCCCTCGCGGTCTGGGAGCACGGCGACCCGGACCGGCCGACCGTGGTCGCGGTGCACGGCTACCCCGACGACCACTCGGTGTGGGACGGCGTCGTTCGCGTGCTCGCCGAGCACTACCACGTCGTCACCTACGACGTCCGCGGCGCGGGGGAGTCGGACAAGCCCCGTGAGCGGGCGGCCTACCGGCTCGACCGGCTCGTCGGCGACCTCGCCGCGGTGCTCGACGCGGTGAGCCCGGACCGGCCCGCGCACCTGCTCGCCCACGACTGGGGCTCGATCCAGGCCTGGCAGGCGGTCACCGAGGAGCAGCTCCGGGCGCGCATCGCCTCGTTCACCTCCATCTCCGGGCCGTGCCTGGACCACGCCGGGGCGTGGATGCGCGGGCAGTGGCGCAGGCCGACGCCCCGCAACCTGCGCCAGTTGCTCACTCAGCTGGCCTTCTCCGGCTACATCGGTTTCTTCCAGCTGCCGGTCCTGCCGGAGCTGGCCTGGTACAGCGGCGCGATGTCGCGGCTGCTGTCCACTGTGGAGAAGATGGACCCGGTGGCGGACGGGACCCCGCCGCGGCCGCGGATCGCCGACGGCGTGCGCGGGCTGGAGCTGTACCGGGCGAACATGATGCCTCGCCTGTCCGCTCCCCGCGTCCGGCGCACCAGCGTGCCGGTCCAGGTCCTGGCGCCGACCGGCGACCCGTTCGTGAGCACTCCGCTGCAGGCCGCCGCGGCGCGCTGGGTGCCGGAGATGCGGCTCCGGCGGCTGCCCGGAGGGCACTGGCTGCCCCGCACCCGGCCCGAGCTGATCGCCCGGTGCGCCGCCGAGCTGGTCGAGAACGTGGAGTCCGGCGCCGAACCGAGGTCGCTGCGGCAGGCCCGGGTGGGTTCGGGCCGGTTCGCCGACCGGCTGGTCGTGATCACCGGCGCGGGCAGCGGCATCGGGCGCGCGACCGCGCTGGAGCTGGCCGAGCGGGGCGCCGAGATCGTCGCCGCCGACGTCGACGAGAAGGCCGCCGCGCGCACGGCCGAGCTGGCGGCGCTGCTCGGCCCCGGTGCGACGCCGTACCAGGTCGACGTCTCCGACGGCGAGGCGATGCAACGCTTCGCCGAGGACGTCCGCACCCGGCTCGGCGTGCCCGACATCGTCGTCAACAACGCCGGGATCGGGATGGCCGGCGCCTTCGCCGACACCACGACCGAGGACTGGGAACGGGTCATCGACGTCAACCTGTGGGGCGTCATCCACGGCTGCCGCCTGTTCGCGCGGCAGATGACCGAGCGCGGCGAAGGAGGCCGGATCGTCAACATCGCCTCCGCCGCGGCGTACCTGCCCTCGCGCACGCTGCCCGCCTACTCCACGACCAAGGCCGCGGTGCTGGCGCTGAGCCAGTGCCTGCGCGCCGAGCTGGCATCCGCGGGCATCGGAATCACGGCGGTCTGCCCGGGGCTGGTCAACACCGGCATCACGTCGACGACCAGGTTCGTCGGCACCGGCGAGGAGGAGCAGGGCAGGCGCAGGCTGGCCGCGACCGCGCTGTACCGGCGGCGCGGCTTCACCCCGGAGCGGGCCGCGGCGGGCATCGTCCGCGCCATCGAACGGGACGCCGCCGTCGCGCCGATCACCGCCGAGGCCCGCGCCGGCCTGGTGCTGTCACGGCTGACACCCGGTCTGCTGCGCGCCGCAGCGCGCATCGAGGCGAACCCGAGGTAA
- a CDS encoding metal-dependent hydrolase, with protein MSDQDRHLDPGEPDRVALHARDVDFDWADLPMHWIPGEPFATHMINVLHLLLPEGERWFVEVFKQALPLIRDEHLLEDVRGFIGQEAVHAESHQGVIDHFDAHGLDTTRYVEQVTWMFRKVLGDRPYEGERREEWLVERLALVAAIEHFTAFLGQWILDADALDEAGADPTMLDLLRWHGAEEVEHRSVAYDLYMHVDGRYGRRARAMVIAGFALFVLWTRGVRYLMRHDPVLRGSRKARWRDLIRSGRLGITPSLWQLLRAFPAFFRRSYHPSQHGSTSQAIAYLAKSPAAQAAEH; from the coding sequence ATGTCCGATCAGGACCGGCACCTCGACCCCGGTGAGCCGGACCGGGTCGCGCTGCACGCCCGCGACGTCGATTTCGACTGGGCGGACCTGCCGATGCACTGGATCCCCGGCGAGCCCTTCGCCACCCACATGATCAACGTGCTGCACCTGCTGCTGCCCGAGGGCGAGCGGTGGTTCGTCGAGGTGTTCAAGCAGGCGCTGCCGCTCATCAGGGACGAGCACCTGCTGGAGGACGTGCGGGGCTTCATCGGCCAGGAGGCCGTGCACGCCGAGTCCCACCAGGGCGTCATCGACCACTTCGACGCCCACGGCCTGGACACCACCCGCTACGTCGAGCAGGTCACCTGGATGTTCCGCAAGGTGCTCGGCGACCGCCCGTACGAGGGGGAGCGGCGGGAGGAGTGGCTGGTCGAGCGGCTGGCGCTGGTCGCGGCCATCGAGCACTTCACCGCCTTCCTCGGGCAGTGGATCCTCGACGCCGACGCGCTCGACGAGGCCGGCGCCGACCCGACGATGCTGGACCTGCTGCGCTGGCACGGAGCGGAGGAGGTCGAGCACCGGTCGGTGGCCTACGACCTCTACATGCACGTGGACGGCCGGTACGGGCGCCGGGCGCGGGCGATGGTGATCGCCGGGTTCGCGCTGTTCGTGCTGTGGACGCGGGGAGTGCGGTACCTGATGCGCCACGACCCGGTGCTGCGCGGTTCGCGCAAGGCGCGCTGGCGCGACCTGATCCGCTCCGGCCGGCTGGGCATCACGCCGTCGCTGTGGCAGCTTCTGCGTGCGTTCCCGGCGTTCTTCCGCCGCTCCTACCACCCCTCGCAGCACGGGTCGACCAGCCAGGCGATCGCCTACCTGGCCAAGTCGCCCGCGGCCCAGGCCGCCGAGCACTGA
- a CDS encoding PDR/VanB family oxidoreductase, which yields MDATFGGEVPPHLHTGRGADPFLRFLARASAGLEWLNRRGSRRRPPVVAVDRDLRVVVDRVRAEAEEVVSLRLRAADGSALPAWQPGAHLDVVLPSGRIRQYSLCGSTADRHHYRVAVRRIADGGGGSREVHDELGEGSALVVRGPRNAFPFVTAARYLFVAGGIGITPILPMVRTAAARGADWRLVYTGRSRDSMPFLDELAALDPARVWIRPDREYGVPASGSELLEHAPSDPAIYCCGPTPMITGVRIDARRTGQCAVHWERFSAPPVVDGRPFQVELATDGRVLDVPADRSALDVIRELRPQVAYSCRQGFCGTCRVEVVSGAVEHRDHVLTDDERGGHMMICVSRARGDRLVVDL from the coding sequence ATGGACGCCACGTTCGGCGGCGAGGTCCCGCCGCACCTGCACACCGGGCGCGGCGCGGACCCGTTCCTGCGGTTCCTCGCCCGCGCCTCGGCGGGACTGGAATGGCTCAACCGGCGCGGTTCGCGGCGCAGGCCGCCGGTGGTGGCCGTCGACCGGGATCTGCGCGTGGTCGTCGACCGGGTCCGCGCCGAGGCCGAGGAGGTGGTCAGCCTCCGGCTCCGGGCGGCCGACGGCTCGGCGCTTCCCGCATGGCAGCCGGGCGCGCACCTCGACGTCGTGCTGCCGTCGGGCCGGATCCGCCAGTACTCGCTGTGCGGCAGCACCGCCGACCGCCACCACTACCGCGTCGCCGTCCGGCGGATCGCAGACGGCGGCGGTGGGTCCCGCGAGGTCCACGACGAACTGGGGGAGGGCAGCGCGCTGGTGGTCCGCGGGCCGCGCAACGCCTTCCCCTTCGTCACCGCCGCGCGCTACCTGTTCGTGGCCGGCGGCATCGGGATCACCCCGATCCTGCCGATGGTGCGCACCGCCGCGGCTCGCGGCGCCGACTGGCGGCTTGTCTACACCGGACGGTCGCGGGACTCGATGCCCTTCCTGGACGAGCTCGCCGCGCTCGACCCCGCGCGGGTGTGGATCCGCCCCGACCGCGAGTACGGCGTGCCCGCCTCCGGCAGCGAGTTGCTGGAGCACGCCCCCTCCGACCCGGCGATCTACTGCTGCGGGCCTACACCCATGATCACCGGGGTGCGGATCGACGCCCGGCGCACCGGGCAGTGCGCGGTGCACTGGGAGCGGTTCTCGGCTCCACCGGTCGTCGACGGCAGGCCGTTCCAGGTGGAGCTGGCAACCGACGGCCGGGTCCTGGACGTGCCCGCCGACCGCTCGGCCCTCGACGTGATCCGCGAGCTCCGCCCGCAGGTCGCCTATTCCTGCCGTCAGGGATTCTGCGGCACCTGCCGGGTCGAGGTCGTCTCCGGCGCGGTCGAGCACCGCGACCACGTGCTGACCGACGACGAGCGCGGCGGGCACATGATGATCTGCGTGTCCCGAGCCCGCGGCGACCGCCTGGTGGTGGACCTGTAG
- a CDS encoding CGNR zinc finger domain-containing protein gives MPPGHGIRWSEHHQVPEARVVLFDFLNTLDERTFGGLTPYDELTSPAELAGWLSARDLVPPGTNADATDFRIALRLREVLRDCADANRTRESPPEDAMAELGRELPLRAVVGDDGGVGLRPVQDGVRGALARLLADAVRASIDGTWARIKMCAADNCRNVFYDHSKPRNGRWCASSGCGNRMKTRSYRRRRQERG, from the coding sequence ATGCCGCCCGGACACGGAATCCGCTGGTCCGAGCACCACCAGGTGCCAGAGGCGCGGGTGGTGCTCTTCGACTTCCTCAACACGCTCGACGAGCGCACCTTCGGCGGGCTGACCCCGTACGACGAGCTGACCTCACCCGCCGAACTGGCCGGCTGGCTCTCCGCTCGCGACCTGGTGCCGCCCGGCACGAACGCCGACGCGACCGACTTCCGGATCGCGCTGCGGCTGCGCGAGGTGCTGCGGGACTGCGCGGACGCCAACCGGACCCGCGAAAGCCCGCCCGAAGACGCGATGGCAGAACTCGGCCGGGAGCTCCCGCTGCGCGCCGTGGTCGGCGACGACGGCGGCGTTGGCCTGCGGCCCGTCCAGGACGGCGTGCGCGGCGCACTCGCCCGGCTGCTCGCCGACGCCGTCCGCGCGAGCATCGACGGGACGTGGGCCCGGATCAAGATGTGCGCGGCCGACAACTGCCGGAACGTCTTCTACGACCACTCCAAGCCCCGCAACGGGCGCTGGTGCGCGAGCAGCGGCTGCGGGAACCGGATGAAGACGCGGTCCTACCGCCGGCGCAGGCAGGAGCGCGGCTGA
- a CDS encoding NAD(P)-dependent oxidoreductase yields MLRRPGAGRSRRARWWSCSSAAGRESGPACGPPRPGRSRREQRSARTTTKKGSPMSTERGRTVAVLGTGIIGAAVARNLARASFDVRVWNRTRSKAEPLTDAGAVVAATPADAVRGAEIVLTALNDGPRVLEAVEAAAPGLAEGTVWAQLSTVGVDAVGPLAAFAEKHGLVFVDSPVVGTRQPAEQGQLVVMASGPEPVREALRPVFEVIGKRTLWVSDDGAGGASSRLKLALMSWAFALTHGTAESLAIAEGLGVDPRQVLDVIAGGPMDNAYLQLKGAAILGEDYTPSFTVDNAEKDSRLIVEAAEQAGVRADLVEAGLRRYRRAAEAGHGGKDMAASYLASFG; encoded by the coding sequence CTGCTACGCCGCCCCGGCGCGGGTCGTTCGCGGCGGGCGCGCTGGTGGTCGTGCTCCTCGGCTGCGGGCCGGGAGAGCGGTCCCGCCTGCGGCCCTCCTCGTCCCGGCAGGTCGCGCCGGGAGCAGCGAAGTGCGAGAACGACAACGAAGAAGGGAAGTCCGATGTCGACCGAACGTGGGCGCACCGTGGCGGTGCTGGGCACCGGCATCATCGGCGCCGCCGTTGCGCGCAACCTCGCCCGGGCCTCGTTCGACGTGCGGGTCTGGAACCGCACGCGCTCGAAGGCCGAACCGCTGACCGACGCGGGTGCGGTCGTCGCGGCCACCCCGGCGGATGCCGTCCGGGGAGCGGAAATCGTGCTGACCGCGCTCAACGACGGACCTCGGGTGCTGGAGGCGGTCGAGGCCGCCGCGCCCGGCCTGGCCGAGGGCACCGTCTGGGCTCAGCTCAGCACCGTCGGCGTCGACGCGGTGGGGCCGCTGGCGGCGTTCGCCGAGAAGCACGGCCTGGTCTTCGTCGACTCGCCGGTCGTGGGAACCCGCCAGCCGGCCGAGCAGGGCCAGTTGGTGGTGATGGCCTCGGGGCCGGAGCCGGTGCGCGAGGCTTTGCGTCCGGTGTTCGAGGTGATCGGCAAGCGCACGCTGTGGGTCTCCGACGACGGTGCGGGCGGGGCGAGCTCCCGGCTCAAGCTCGCGCTGATGAGCTGGGCGTTCGCGCTGACCCACGGCACCGCGGAGTCGCTGGCCATCGCCGAGGGCCTGGGCGTCGATCCCCGACAGGTCCTCGACGTGATCGCGGGTGGTCCTATGGACAACGCCTACCTGCAGCTCAAGGGTGCGGCGATCCTCGGCGAGGACTACACGCCGAGCTTCACCGTCGACAACGCCGAGAAGGACTCGCGGCTGATCGTGGAAGCCGCCGAGCAGGCCGGTGTCCGGGCCGACCTGGTGGAGGCGGGCCTGCGGCGCTACCGCAGGGCGGCCGAGGCCGGGCACGGCGGCAAGGACATGGCCGCCAGCTACCTGGCGAGCTTCGGATGA
- a CDS encoding pyridoxamine 5'-phosphate oxidase family protein, producing MRELVGPPLRRAVDKTRPALHELDRQWLAESPFCLIATSGADGSCDVSPKGDPAGFTVVLDDRTIAIPDRKGNRRVDGFRNVLANPHVGLIYLLPGRGDTLRVNGRARLLRDAPFFDRMAVEGVRPSLALLVEIDEVFHHCSKAFLRSGLWKQETWNGESVPSRARIAKALETPDLSLEELERYYGPDYARNLY from the coding sequence ATGCGCGAGCTCGTCGGCCCGCCGTTGCGGCGGGCGGTGGACAAGACCCGGCCCGCGCTGCACGAGCTGGACCGCCAGTGGCTGGCGGAGTCGCCGTTCTGCCTGATCGCGACCTCCGGGGCGGACGGCTCGTGCGACGTCTCGCCCAAGGGCGACCCGGCCGGTTTCACCGTGGTGCTCGACGACCGCACTATCGCCATCCCCGACCGCAAGGGCAACCGCCGCGTCGACGGGTTCCGCAACGTGCTGGCCAACCCGCACGTCGGGCTCATCTACCTGCTGCCGGGCCGCGGTGACACGCTGCGCGTCAACGGCAGGGCGAGGCTCCTGCGCGACGCGCCGTTCTTCGACCGGATGGCGGTCGAGGGAGTCCGCCCGTCGCTGGCGCTGCTGGTGGAGATCGACGAGGTGTTCCACCACTGCTCCAAGGCGTTCCTGCGCTCCGGCCTGTGGAAGCAGGAGACCTGGAACGGCGAGTCCGTGCCGTCCCGCGCCCGGATCGCCAAGGCGCTGGAGACACCGGACCTCTCGCTGGAGGAACTCGAGCGCTACTACGGCCCGGACTACGCCAGGAACCTGTACTGA